One region of Pseudomonas sp. B21-040 genomic DNA includes:
- a CDS encoding transporter substrate-binding domain-containing protein, producing the protein MVKSLSYCLSLVVLVITANFTSPVEAQPSTLSVLGRSSVNGAYHVTLDGRDWRWLRSKAVLVLGASAPDYAAFDMTINNDQMEGMTVDYAQLIAELLGVKVEIRRYDSRGEVLDAVRKGEVDFVGTANEFETQSPNIVLSHPYSNDKPTLVTRKGDSSDLPVDLNGKTIAMLYHYLSPDSVRAFYPKATLQLYPSMLGAIGAVAFGQADVYLGDSVSANYLINNNFLNNVELADFSRMEVRDFSFAMNSANQPLIRVVNAAVDAIPASAHMEIMNRWGAGGESMPGKRRLNFSSSEQRWLDEHPSVRVNVVGGYPPLSFFNKNGDYAGIAHDVLSKVSLRTGLKFDIRVMPSVAAMVENVGKNDSEIIAALTPSSERERALHFTRPYLSSPYVLIAKANTDISFAPEKLAGKRLALARSTGMHEWLAANFPKILLVDADNSEHAMSLVLHGEADAMVGPLIISNYTVNHHFDGQLRVVSTIGNDFARMAFATSRGALELHSILDKALLSIPPEEMDEVTNRWRNDVLIEDSYWTRNRTLFIQAIGGVLVLLALALIWIAYMKVALRRRDEAERALNEQLEFMRVLIDGTPHPIYIRDRNGVLLICNSSYLNAFRVEREDVVGKTKVKLLCPEDARSYEEEFQRIISRGSPMVRDREITMLDGRKLEIYHWMLPYRDSNGEVGGVIAGWIDISERQALVGQLREAKEIADEAKEHADDANRAKSLFLATMSHEIRTPMNAIIGMLELAMKKADQGVTDRFAIEVASGAARGLLDLIGDILDIARIESGRLSLSPERANLRELLESVLRVFEGVARQKRLSLLLDLDFQMQSDVLIDPLRFKQIVSNLLSNAIKFTQDGQVRLSMQARPAKNPQFMAVALVIEDTGIGISEEDQQSLFSPFTQASNNTQSGRSGSGLGLVISRTLCEMMGGRLLMSSVFGKGTKVEVLMSLPTLEPLAELPGMMPHETAAQHQVLNVLVVDDYPANRLLVSQQLSHLGHRVSDAVDGRLGLQAWRSQWFDVVITDCNMPVMNGYQLTQAIREEEHTKGLAPCLILGFTANAQQEERTRCIKAGMDDCLFKPIGLEELKSCLDAVVPVVRSEVETSIQRSNEIDLTSVEQLTRGDKASINSLIDDLSTANEEDMARLIKLFTQHDLNALSDLAHRVKGGARIIRAQRLIECCERLEEVCNGRDTSQLAQAVDELQQEMEQLAEKLSLYVA; encoded by the coding sequence ATGGTGAAGTCTCTTTCATACTGTCTGTCGCTGGTCGTGCTTGTAATCACGGCCAATTTCACCTCTCCCGTAGAAGCACAACCCAGCACGCTGAGCGTGTTGGGCCGTTCCAGTGTCAACGGTGCTTATCACGTAACACTCGACGGGAGAGATTGGCGTTGGTTGCGCTCAAAGGCCGTATTGGTATTGGGGGCCTCGGCTCCCGATTACGCGGCGTTCGATATGACGATCAATAATGATCAGATGGAAGGGATGACGGTTGACTATGCGCAGTTGATTGCCGAGCTCCTGGGGGTCAAGGTTGAGATTCGCCGGTATGACAGTCGCGGCGAAGTGCTGGACGCGGTCAGAAAAGGAGAAGTGGATTTTGTCGGGACGGCCAATGAGTTCGAGACGCAGTCTCCGAACATTGTGCTCAGCCATCCCTATTCCAACGACAAGCCCACATTGGTCACCCGCAAGGGCGACAGCAGTGATTTGCCGGTAGACCTGAACGGCAAGACCATTGCCATGCTTTACCACTACCTGTCGCCTGATTCCGTCCGCGCTTTTTACCCTAAAGCCACCTTGCAGCTTTATCCCTCCATGCTGGGTGCCATTGGTGCTGTAGCGTTTGGCCAGGCGGATGTTTATCTCGGTGATTCTGTTAGCGCCAATTACCTGATCAATAATAATTTTTTAAATAATGTCGAGTTAGCGGACTTCTCCCGCATGGAAGTTCGCGACTTCAGCTTTGCCATGAATAGCGCAAACCAACCCCTGATTCGTGTCGTCAATGCAGCCGTAGACGCGATTCCAGCGAGTGCACACATGGAAATCATGAACCGTTGGGGGGCGGGCGGGGAGAGCATGCCAGGCAAGCGGCGTCTGAATTTCAGTAGCAGTGAGCAGCGATGGCTGGATGAGCACCCCAGTGTTCGGGTCAATGTCGTGGGGGGTTATCCGCCTTTGTCATTTTTTAACAAGAATGGCGACTACGCAGGTATTGCCCATGATGTGTTGAGCAAAGTATCGCTGCGCACAGGGTTGAAATTTGATATTCGGGTAATGCCGTCGGTTGCTGCGATGGTGGAAAATGTTGGCAAAAATGATTCCGAAATTATAGCCGCGCTCACTCCGAGTTCGGAGCGCGAGCGTGCCTTGCATTTCACACGACCTTACTTGTCTTCGCCCTATGTGCTGATTGCCAAAGCGAACACCGACATTTCATTTGCGCCCGAAAAACTCGCTGGCAAACGCTTGGCGCTGGCTCGCAGTACGGGCATGCACGAATGGCTGGCGGCCAACTTTCCCAAGATCCTGCTCGTCGATGCTGACAACTCTGAACATGCTATGAGTCTGGTCCTGCATGGTGAAGCGGATGCAATGGTTGGTCCGCTGATCATCAGCAATTACACGGTAAATCATCATTTTGACGGGCAGTTACGAGTCGTCAGCACCATCGGTAACGACTTTGCGCGCATGGCCTTCGCGACAAGCCGCGGGGCATTGGAGCTCCATTCCATTCTCGACAAGGCGTTGCTGAGCATTCCACCCGAGGAAATGGATGAAGTAACGAATCGCTGGCGTAACGATGTGTTGATCGAAGACAGCTATTGGACGCGTAACAGAACGCTCTTCATCCAGGCTATTGGTGGCGTGTTGGTGTTGTTGGCGCTGGCGCTGATATGGATCGCCTATATGAAGGTGGCGTTGCGCAGGCGCGATGAGGCTGAGCGGGCACTCAACGAGCAACTGGAATTTATGCGGGTCTTGATTGATGGAACACCCCATCCGATCTACATCCGGGACCGCAATGGGGTTTTGTTGATTTGTAATTCCAGTTACCTCAATGCCTTTAGGGTCGAGCGCGAGGATGTGGTTGGAAAGACCAAAGTGAAGTTGCTCTGCCCTGAGGACGCAAGGAGTTACGAGGAGGAGTTCCAGCGGATCATCAGCAGGGGCTCGCCGATGGTTCGAGACCGTGAAATAACGATGCTGGATGGCCGTAAACTGGAGATTTATCACTGGATGCTGCCTTATCGCGACAGTAATGGCGAAGTAGGTGGGGTGATTGCCGGATGGATTGACATCAGTGAACGCCAGGCACTTGTCGGGCAATTGCGTGAGGCGAAGGAGATCGCCGATGAGGCCAAGGAACATGCCGATGATGCCAATCGGGCCAAAAGTCTGTTTTTGGCGACGATGAGCCATGAAATCCGCACGCCTATGAATGCAATCATCGGCATGCTTGAGCTGGCGATGAAAAAGGCCGATCAAGGCGTAACGGACCGGTTTGCGATTGAAGTTGCGTCTGGCGCTGCTCGTGGCCTGCTGGATTTGATCGGCGATATTCTGGACATCGCCCGAATCGAGTCCGGGCGTTTGTCGCTGTCGCCAGAGAGGGCCAATTTGCGTGAGCTTCTGGAGTCGGTACTGCGGGTGTTCGAAGGTGTCGCCCGGCAAAAGCGTCTGAGCCTGCTACTGGATCTGGACTTCCAGATGCAGAGTGATGTGCTCATTGACCCTTTACGCTTCAAACAGATTGTTTCCAACCTGCTGAGTAACGCGATCAAGTTCACCCAGGACGGCCAGGTGCGATTGAGCATGCAGGCACGCCCCGCCAAAAATCCGCAGTTCATGGCCGTCGCCCTCGTCATTGAAGACACCGGTATCGGCATTTCGGAGGAGGATCAGCAGAGCTTGTTCAGCCCGTTTACCCAGGCAAGCAACAACACTCAATCCGGGCGCAGTGGTTCCGGGTTGGGGTTGGTGATCAGTCGGACGCTGTGCGAAATGATGGGTGGGCGTTTGCTCATGAGCAGCGTTTTCGGCAAGGGTACAAAGGTTGAAGTACTCATGAGTCTGCCAACGCTGGAACCACTGGCTGAACTGCCCGGGATGATGCCGCATGAAACTGCCGCGCAACATCAGGTGCTGAATGTGTTGGTGGTTGACGACTATCCTGCCAATCGACTTCTGGTGTCTCAGCAACTGAGCCACCTGGGACACCGGGTGAGTGATGCCGTAGACGGCAGGCTGGGTCTGCAAGCCTGGCGCAGTCAATGGTTCGATGTGGTGATCACCGACTGCAACATGCCGGTGATGAATGGCTATCAGTTGACTCAAGCCATTCGCGAAGAGGAACACACCAAAGGCCTCGCACCGTGTTTGATTCTGGGTTTTACCGCAAACGCCCAACAGGAAGAGCGGACCCGTTGCATCAAGGCGGGTATGGACGACTGCCTGTTCAAGCCTATCGGGCTGGAGGAGTTGAAGTCGTGCCTGGATGCCGTAGTGCCTGTTGTACGCAGTGAGGTGGAGACCTCGATTCAGCGCAGCAACGAGATTGACCTGACCAGTGTCGAGCAACTGACCAGGGGAGACAAAGCGTCGATCAATAGCCTGATTGATGATCTGTCCACCGCGAACGAAGAAGACATGGCGCGGCTGATCAAGTTGTTTACCCAACACGACCTGAATGCATTGTCTGACCTGGCTCACCGAGTGAAGGGGGGCGCGCGAATCATCAGGGCGCAACGACTGATCGAGTGCTGTGAACGTCTTGAAGAGGTTTGCAATGGCCGCGACACCTCTCAATTGGCTCAAGCGGTGGATGAGCTACAACAAGAGATGGAGCAATTGGCCGAGAAGCTGAGCCTCTACGTGGCTTGA
- a CDS encoding response regulator transcription factor — translation MLKVIVVDDHPFIRSSVKMLLAHEGFEVVAETDNGADAVQLVIAHEPDLVVLDITIPKLDGLEVIRRIRALEVRTKILVLTSLAAKFYSMRCMSAGAAGYISKTDGLDELIRGVKVIMSGYSYFPDIQALSVRRSDGSATDEELISTLSNRELAILKQLANGLSNKEIGDIMLLSNKTVSTYKARLIEKLNVTSVVYLADFAKRNDLL, via the coding sequence ATGTTAAAAGTAATCGTTGTAGATGATCATCCTTTTATACGTTCGTCAGTCAAAATGCTTCTGGCGCATGAAGGTTTTGAAGTCGTCGCGGAAACTGATAATGGCGCCGATGCCGTTCAACTGGTCATTGCTCATGAGCCCGACCTGGTTGTGCTGGACATCACCATTCCGAAGCTTGACGGCCTGGAAGTTATTCGACGTATTCGAGCGTTGGAGGTCCGCACAAAGATTCTGGTATTGACTTCTTTGGCTGCAAAATTTTATTCCATGCGGTGCATGAGTGCCGGTGCGGCGGGCTACATCTCCAAAACCGATGGTCTTGATGAGCTGATCAGGGGTGTCAAAGTCATCATGTCCGGCTATAGCTATTTTCCGGATATACAAGCCCTTTCTGTTCGCCGCAGCGATGGAAGCGCAACCGATGAGGAGTTGATTAGTACGCTCTCGAACAGAGAGCTGGCGATTCTCAAACAACTGGCGAATGGGCTCAGCAATAAAGAAATTGGTGACATCATGCTCTTGAGTAACAAGACCGTCAGCACTTACAAGGCGCGGTTGATCGAGAAACTTAATGTCACGTCCGTTGTTTATCTGGCAGATTTTGCCAAACGCAACGATCTGCTTTAA
- a CDS encoding EAL domain-containing protein: MLVLDDYAFTRNIHVMMLRRLGVTDILQATDVRQALLELEASGGVDIVLCDLAGRDLNHLEFLQQAARTGMVRAVALCGTLQPTVSRALERTALLVGLELLGIMSQPMQMRPLHRIIQQYRQRWGVSKVEPEIAKLIPSAYDIRRGLAQGEFQVWYQPKLTLREDTFTGVEALVRWDHPTRGLLLPRDFLAEVLAHNLIGEMFEHVLEQGLTFLSDMRKQNMNIEIAFNLHASQMASDDLADDIQCALKRHELSGSSLIFEVAESGLLDLDPKARDNLLRLRMLGCGLAIDDFGLGASSLQLLCHLPFSQIKLDKKFVNALHHPFSKTMVTSTLALAQSLNMSLVIEGIGSKWVRDSLVQMGCEEGQGFFLGRPMCAKVLRTWLRQRPQ, encoded by the coding sequence GTGCTGGTACTGGATGACTACGCATTTACGCGCAACATCCATGTGATGATGCTCCGGCGCCTGGGCGTAACAGATATCCTTCAAGCAACGGATGTCCGGCAGGCACTGCTCGAGTTAGAGGCCTCAGGTGGGGTTGACATCGTATTGTGTGACTTGGCTGGCAGAGACCTTAATCATCTGGAGTTTCTCCAACAGGCGGCGAGAACAGGAATGGTCCGGGCCGTAGCGCTCTGCGGCACCTTGCAGCCAACCGTGAGCCGGGCACTTGAGAGAACGGCGCTTTTAGTCGGCCTTGAGCTGCTGGGGATAATGAGCCAACCCATGCAGATGCGCCCCTTGCATCGGATAATCCAGCAATACCGGCAACGCTGGGGGGTATCGAAGGTAGAGCCCGAAATAGCGAAACTAATACCTAGCGCCTACGATATTCGCAGGGGATTGGCGCAAGGTGAGTTTCAGGTCTGGTATCAACCCAAACTCACTTTGCGCGAAGACACCTTTACTGGCGTCGAGGCACTGGTCCGTTGGGATCACCCGACTCGGGGGTTGTTGTTGCCTCGCGACTTTCTGGCTGAAGTGTTGGCGCACAACCTGATTGGTGAAATGTTCGAGCACGTGCTGGAGCAGGGCCTGACTTTTCTAAGCGACATGCGCAAGCAAAACATGAATATCGAGATCGCTTTCAATCTGCATGCCTCGCAGATGGCCTCGGATGATTTGGCTGATGACATACAATGCGCGCTTAAGCGACATGAACTCTCAGGCTCGTCATTGATTTTCGAGGTAGCGGAAAGCGGTCTGCTTGATCTCGATCCCAAGGCGCGGGACAACTTGTTGCGCTTGCGTATGCTCGGATGTGGCCTGGCCATCGATGATTTTGGTTTGGGGGCTTCTTCACTGCAACTGCTCTGTCACCTGCCTTTCAGCCAGATAAAACTTGATAAGAAGTTTGTAAATGCACTCCATCATCCTTTCAGTAAAACCATGGTAACCAGCACTCTGGCGCTGGCTCAATCGCTGAATATGAGCCTGGTCATTGAAGGCATCGGCAGCAAATGGGTACGAGACTCATTAGTGCAAATGGGGTGTGAAGAAGGGCAGGGTTTTTTTCTGGGACGGCCGATGTGCGCCAAGGTTCTTCGGACCTGGCTGCGCCAAAGACCCCAGTAA
- a CDS encoding YSC84-related protein — MTQSTRFFLSLFLAAASLASASLLNTAGAATAEDLNADSRQALQLLYKSTPAAETLSHKAKAILVFPKIIKAGLVFGGSYGEGVLMKGTKVDNYYNSVSGSWGLQAGAQSYGYVLFLMTDKAVKYVAETKGWEIGVGPTVVVVDEGVAKNLSSSTLKDDAYAFIIDQQGLMAGVSIEGTKISLIKR, encoded by the coding sequence ATGACTCAATCAACGCGGTTCTTCCTATCGCTCTTCCTCGCGGCAGCCTCATTGGCATCGGCGAGTCTCCTGAACACTGCCGGTGCGGCCACCGCCGAGGACCTGAATGCCGACTCTCGGCAAGCGTTGCAACTTCTCTACAAATCAACTCCCGCTGCCGAAACCCTCTCGCACAAGGCCAAGGCGATTTTGGTCTTCCCGAAAATCATCAAGGCAGGCCTTGTCTTCGGCGGCAGCTATGGCGAAGGCGTGTTAATGAAGGGCACGAAAGTAGATAACTATTACAACTCTGTCAGTGGGTCATGGGGGCTACAGGCTGGCGCCCAGTCGTATGGCTACGTGCTGTTTCTGATGACCGACAAAGCGGTGAAATATGTCGCTGAAACCAAAGGTTGGGAAATCGGTGTAGGACCCACGGTAGTGGTGGTTGATGAAGGGGTTGCGAAAAACCTTTCCAGCTCGACGCTCAAAGATGACGCGTACGCGTTCATCATCGACCAGCAAGGCTTGATGGCTGGCGTCAGTATTGAAGGAACCAAGATTTCCTTGATAAAACGTTAA
- a CDS encoding alpha/beta fold hydrolase: protein MSKVTTQDGVDIFYKDWGPKNAQPIVFHHGWPLSSDDWDSQALFFVGLGYRVIAHDRRGHGRSSQVSGGHDMDHYAADVAALVQNLDLRNAVHIGHSTGGGEATRYVARYGQVQKRVAKLILIGAVPPVMVKTPTNPGGLPIGVFDDMRKQLAANRSQFYLDVASGPFYGFNRPGAAVSPGMIQNWWRQGMAGAANAHYECIKAFSETDFTDDLRAITVPTLVMHGDDDQIVPIADSALLSSKLLKNGSLKVYEKFPHGMCSTHADVVNQELLKFIRG, encoded by the coding sequence ATGAGCAAAGTGACTACCCAAGATGGCGTTGACATTTTCTACAAGGATTGGGGGCCGAAGAACGCCCAGCCCATCGTGTTTCACCATGGGTGGCCGCTCAGCAGTGATGATTGGGACAGTCAGGCGCTGTTCTTCGTTGGCTTGGGTTATCGCGTCATCGCACATGATCGGCGCGGCCACGGCAGGTCCTCTCAAGTGAGCGGCGGCCACGATATGGACCACTACGCTGCAGACGTCGCGGCGTTGGTTCAGAACCTGGATCTACGCAACGCTGTGCATATCGGTCACTCGACCGGAGGCGGGGAGGCGACGCGCTATGTCGCCAGGTATGGCCAGGTGCAGAAACGCGTGGCCAAACTGATTTTGATTGGTGCGGTACCGCCTGTCATGGTCAAAACCCCGACCAACCCAGGCGGTCTTCCCATCGGGGTGTTCGATGACATGCGCAAGCAACTGGCAGCCAACAGGTCTCAGTTCTATCTGGATGTCGCCAGTGGCCCGTTCTACGGTTTCAACCGCCCGGGTGCCGCTGTTTCGCCGGGCATGATCCAGAACTGGTGGCGCCAAGGCATGGCCGGCGCGGCAAATGCCCATTACGAGTGCATCAAGGCCTTCTCTGAAACCGACTTCACGGATGACCTGCGGGCGATCACCGTGCCAACCTTGGTCATGCACGGTGACGACGACCAGATCGTTCCCATTGCTGACTCGGCGCTGCTGTCGAGCAAACTGCTGAAAAATGGGTCGCTGAAGGTGTATGAGAAGTTCCCCCACGGAATGTGCTCGACGCACGCCGATGTGGTCAATCAAGAGCTGCTGAAGTTCATTCGCGGCTGA
- a CDS encoding cysteine hydrolase translates to MTFNRTTPGKMIACATLLAAFLIAPGIGAAAEDPYADPVKPALPASTFEWDSSRTALVVIDPQIDFMSPEGAGWSVFGQSVTEQNLVPHLSKLFTAFKKAGATVAISPHYYYPHDHKWEFEAPAETVQHKLGLFDRKGALTLDGFRNSGADFMQEFKPFIEDGKTIVASPHKLYGPQSNDLMLQLRKKRIDKIVLVGMASNLCVESHLREFLERGFEVVVVRDAVAGPKLPDGDGYGSALVNFRYIANDVMTTDEVVKKLEGQ, encoded by the coding sequence ATGACCTTCAACAGAACTACCCCCGGAAAAATGATCGCCTGCGCCACCTTGCTCGCGGCGTTCCTGATTGCACCGGGCATTGGCGCCGCCGCCGAGGACCCGTATGCCGACCCGGTCAAACCCGCGCTCCCAGCCTCCACCTTTGAGTGGGATTCCAGCCGAACCGCGCTGGTCGTGATCGACCCGCAGATCGATTTCATGAGTCCAGAGGGCGCGGGCTGGTCAGTCTTCGGTCAGAGCGTTACCGAGCAAAATCTGGTTCCGCATCTGAGCAAGCTGTTCACGGCGTTCAAAAAGGCCGGAGCGACGGTCGCTATCTCGCCGCACTACTACTATCCCCACGATCATAAATGGGAGTTCGAGGCGCCAGCGGAAACCGTTCAGCACAAGCTGGGGCTCTTCGATCGCAAGGGCGCCTTGACACTTGATGGCTTCCGTAACTCGGGCGCCGACTTCATGCAGGAGTTCAAACCCTTCATCGAAGACGGCAAGACCATCGTCGCCTCACCGCACAAGTTGTATGGCCCTCAAAGCAACGATCTGATGCTGCAACTGCGCAAGAAACGGATCGACAAAATCGTCCTCGTGGGCATGGCCTCCAACCTGTGCGTCGAATCGCACCTTCGCGAGTTCCTGGAGCGTGGCTTCGAAGTGGTTGTCGTCCGCGACGCCGTCGCCGGTCCGAAGCTGCCTGACGGCGATGGATACGGTAGCGCGCTGGTCAACTTCCGCTACATCGCCAATGACGTGATGACGACCGACGAAGTGGTGAAAAAACTCGAAGGGCAGTGA
- a CDS encoding GlxA family transcriptional regulator has protein sequence MASPIQTLGVPFMQRHMCFLVYPGFVLLDLSGPLEAFTNANRARPSSYRFTVASLEGGLIHASSGLQVATETMQVVERLDTLIIVGAPTAPIDDRMMPMAAAIRDMSPRSRRTASVCTGAFLLAESGLLDGRVATTHWNYAPQLQARYPLLRVDGDRIWTEDGNVWTSAGMSAGIDMALAMIEQDLGKEVSRSVARMLVVYYRRPGGQYQFSSLLDFDPGSDRIRTVLSYARDHLRDDLSVERLADVAHMSVRQFGRVFAAAIGVTPAKAIERLRIESARPLVEDGHQTFEEIARCFGFGDADHMLRSFVRVVGRTPQELRRSARQSKDTGGAGRKEDQTSA, from the coding sequence ATGGCTTCCCCCATTCAGACTTTGGGCGTTCCGTTCATGCAGCGTCACATGTGTTTCCTGGTCTACCCAGGCTTCGTATTGCTGGATCTGAGCGGCCCGCTCGAAGCCTTCACCAACGCCAATCGCGCGCGCCCTTCGAGCTATCGATTCACGGTCGCGTCACTGGAGGGCGGGTTGATCCACGCGTCGAGCGGACTGCAAGTGGCGACTGAAACCATGCAGGTTGTCGAGCGCCTCGACACGCTCATCATCGTCGGCGCACCAACTGCCCCAATCGATGACCGGATGATGCCGATGGCGGCTGCGATACGGGACATGTCCCCGCGCTCTCGCCGCACGGCCAGTGTCTGTACCGGCGCCTTCCTGCTCGCCGAGAGCGGCCTGCTCGACGGTCGCGTCGCGACCACGCATTGGAACTATGCGCCGCAGTTGCAAGCACGCTATCCGTTGCTGCGCGTGGACGGCGATCGAATCTGGACCGAAGACGGGAATGTCTGGACGTCCGCCGGCATGTCGGCGGGCATCGACATGGCCCTGGCCATGATCGAACAAGACCTGGGCAAAGAGGTGTCGCGTTCCGTCGCGCGCATGCTGGTGGTTTACTACCGGCGACCGGGGGGTCAATACCAGTTCTCTTCGCTGCTGGATTTCGACCCGGGCTCGGATCGCATCCGCACGGTGCTGAGCTACGCGCGCGATCATCTGCGTGACGATCTGTCCGTTGAACGACTGGCCGACGTCGCCCATATGAGCGTGCGCCAGTTTGGTCGCGTATTCGCAGCGGCTATCGGAGTGACTCCGGCGAAAGCGATCGAGCGCCTGCGTATCGAGTCAGCGCGGCCTCTGGTCGAGGACGGACACCAAACCTTCGAGGAGATCGCCAGGTGCTTCGGCTTCGGCGATGCCGATCACATGCTGCGCAGCTTCGTGCGAGTCGTAGGGCGCACGCCGCAAGAACTGCGGCGCAGTGCCCGACAGTCCAAAGATACTGGCGGGGCTGGGAGAAAGGAGGATCAAACGTCGGCGTAA